One window of the Salvia splendens isolate huo1 chromosome 1, SspV2, whole genome shotgun sequence genome contains the following:
- the LOC121763611 gene encoding 9-cis-epoxycarotenoid dioxygenase NCED6, chloroplastic-like yields MHLSLSHHLFFTSIPSTHKSTTKTPISCNVLLNPLKKSLPSPAPPFSPTKFSPEYVPPPSLGPIQKLAAAALDMVENSILIKLEKNKNLNPMIDPAVQLQGNYAPVQEVPVQTGLEVTGTIPRSIRGVYLRNGGNTLFPPTGGHHFFDGDGMIHAVTLKGGESASYACRFTKTNRLLAEASLGKPFFPKPIGELQGRLGLARLGLFYARTAIGLADSGGGMGVANVALTYFNGRLLAMSEDDLPYAVRIRPDGDLETTGRYDFDGQLRNSMIAHPKVDPATGDLYSLSYNVISQPHLKFLKFDKNGKMTREVGISLQQPTMIHDFAMTQSHVVIPDHQMVFKLSEMIQGGLPVVHDPDKVSRFGVMSKIANHESMIQWIDVPDCFCFHIWNAWEEVDDHGHRVIVVINSCLTPMESLYFSDSNNPLKAELSEVRLNLDTGRSTRRVIVSGINLEGGQVDKHHLGKRTRYVYLAIAEPWPKCSGIAKVDLDTGDVAKYLYGSRKFGGEVCFVPNEDEDEDEEEGFLMSFLRDEEREKSELVILKASTMTQVASVKIPSRVPYGFHGTFISAQELAKQSLF; encoded by the coding sequence ATGCACCTCTCACTCTCCCACCACCTTTTCTTCACCTCTATTCCTTCCACCCACAAATCCACCACCAAAACTCCTATTTCATGCAACGTTCTACTCAATCCGTTGAAGAAGTCACTTCCATCGCCAGCGCCGCCGTTCTCCCCAACCAAATTCTCACCGGAATACGTTCCGCCGCCATCGCTAGGCCCCATTCAGAAACTAGCGGCGGCGGCCCTCGACATGGTAGAGAACTCAATCTTGATTAAATTAGAAAAGAATAAGAATTTGAACCCGATGATTGACCCGGCGGTTCAACTCCAAGGAAACTACGCCCCGGTCCAAGAGGTCCCGGTCCAGACCGGCTTGGAAGTCACCGGCACCATCCCTAGAAGCATCCGAGGCGTCTACCTCCGAAATGGCGGCAACACGCTATTCCCACCGACTGGCGGCCACCACTTCTTCGACGGCGACGGCATGATCCACGCCGTCACACTGAAGGGTGGAGAATCCGCCAGCTATGCATGTCGGTTCACTAAAACGAACCGGCTCCTTGCAGAAGCCAGTTTGGGGAAACCATTTTTCCCCAAACCAATTGGTGAGCTGCAGGGCCGGCTTGGCCTGGCCAGGCTGGGCCTTTTCTACGCCCGGACCGCGATTGGTCTAGCCGATTCAGGTGGTGGCATGGGCGTGGCAAACGTGGCGTTGACATACTTCAACGGCCGGCTCCTAGCTATGTCGGAGGACGACCTCCCCTACGCCGTTCGAATTAGGCCGGACGGCGATCTGGAGACGACCGGACGGTATGATTTCGATGGGCAATTGAGAAATTCCATGATTGCCCATCCTAAGGTGGACCCCGCCACAGGGGATCTATACTCACTGAGCTACAACGTAATTTCGCAGCCCCACcttaaattcttaaaattcgacaaaaatggcaaaatgacacGTGAGGTGGGGATTTCCCTCCAACAGCCGACCATGATTCATGACTTTGCGATGACGCAAAGTCATGTGGTCATCCCTGATCATCAGATGGTTTTCAAACTATCTGAGATGATCCAGGGTGGATTGCCAGTGGTCCACGACCCTGATAAAGTCTCCAGATTCGGTGTCATGTCAAAGATTGCCAACCACGAATCTATGATACAATGGATTGATGTACCTGATTGTTTCTGTTTTCATATCTGGAATGCTTGGGAGGAAGTCGATGATCACGGGCACAGGGTCATCGTTGTTATAAATTCGTGTTTGACACCAATGGAATCTCTATATTTTTCCGATAGCAATAATCCATTGAAGGCTGAATTATCCGAGGTACGATTGAATTTGGATACGGGTAGGTCGACTAGAAGGGTTATCGTTTCTGGTATAAATTTGGAGGGCGGGCAAGTTGATAAGCACCATTTGGGTAAAAGAACTCGTTACGTATACTTAGCTATTGCGGAGCCATGGCCTAAATGTAGCGGCATTGCTAAGGTCGACTTGGACACGGGGGACGTGGCCAAGTACTTGTATGGGAGTCGAAAGTTTGGGGGCGAAGTGTGTTTTGTGCCAAACGAGGATGAGGACGAGGACGAGGAAGAAGGGTTTTTGATGAGTTTCTTGAGAgatgaggagagagaaaagtcTGAGTTAGTGATTTTGAAAGCTTCAACAATGACTCAAGTTGCTTCAGTCAAGATTCCATCGCGAGTGCCATATGGTTTCCATGGCACATTTATTAGTGCTCAAGAGCTAGCCAAACAGTCATTGTTTTAG